One part of the Sphingobacterium sp. LZ7M1 genome encodes these proteins:
- a CDS encoding ABC transporter ATP-binding protein, whose product MLEIKNIVKQYANHKALDDVSIHVPSGKIFGLLGPNGAGKTSLIRIINQITAPDAGQILFDGQPLNSSHIGRIGYLPEERGLYKKMLIGDQMIYLAQLKGLSKNDAKEKIKYWFEKLKIESWWDKKVEDLSKGMQQKVQFVATVLHEPDLIILDEPFSGFDPVNAQVIQDEILELNKKGATIIYSTHRMESVEALCDNIALLNKSKVILEGSVKEIKNNYRNQTYKIEYSLKPETERIQLDPTLWQIMENESNGSNALTIQVPEDKSLNDVLTHLIPQIEIQQIFEIIPSMHDIFIDKVTK is encoded by the coding sequence ATGCTCGAAATTAAGAATATTGTTAAGCAATATGCCAATCATAAAGCATTAGACGATGTTTCCATACATGTACCTTCCGGAAAAATATTTGGCCTATTAGGCCCCAATGGCGCGGGAAAAACATCGCTGATCCGAATAATCAATCAAATTACAGCACCCGATGCAGGACAGATCCTCTTCGATGGCCAGCCATTGAACTCTTCCCATATCGGTAGAATCGGCTACCTACCGGAAGAACGTGGTCTCTATAAAAAAATGCTCATCGGTGACCAAATGATCTACCTTGCCCAACTGAAAGGCCTTAGCAAAAACGACGCAAAGGAAAAGATCAAATACTGGTTTGAAAAATTGAAAATAGAAAGCTGGTGGGACAAAAAAGTAGAGGATTTGAGTAAAGGGATGCAGCAGAAAGTACAATTCGTTGCAACTGTCCTGCATGAACCTGACCTCATTATCCTAGACGAACCTTTCTCCGGATTTGACCCCGTAAATGCGCAAGTTATACAAGATGAAATCCTTGAACTCAATAAAAAGGGAGCCACCATTATTTATTCCACCCACCGTATGGAGTCTGTGGAAGCCCTATGTGATAACATCGCACTCCTAAATAAATCAAAGGTTATACTAGAAGGCTCCGTAAAGGAAATCAAGAATAATTATAGAAATCAAACCTATAAGATCGAATACAGCTTGAAACCAGAAACCGAGCGCATTCAGCTCGATCCAACTTTATGGCAAATCATGGAAAACGAATCCAACGGCAGCAATGCCCTCACTATCCAGGTTCCTGAAGACAAATCCTTAAATGATGTATTGACCCATTTGATTCCTCAAATCGAAATCCAACAGATCTTTGAAATCATTCCTTCCATGCACGATATCTTTATTGATAAAGTAACTAAATAA
- a CDS encoding ABC transporter permease: MNKILLIIQREYLSRVKKKSFLLTTFLVPLFFIGMYVGVFFLTKKSFEDSKALIYVVDNTKEVGQQLKNTDQITFTQSTQELNQQIQEIKDLDGNTNILMIPDDFYQTHHIEFLSSGKPNIGTKSAVESQLEDILLNYQYKELNIDASKIKSIDTKIKTAAKEITASGEAKDSDTRIAMGIAMALSVLIYLSLFLYGAQVMRGIIEEKSNRIIEVIISSVKPFQLMMGKIIGIGLVGITQFVLWIILSFGLISIASNTLIDKSDFQKEMMQNAPQGAEIQMDNNSIITEISTAMDAVNIPELLITFFLFFIGGYMLYSALFAAVGSAVDNETEANQFTMPITTPLLLAYILSFGVLVNNPHGPIATWLSFIPLTSPIAMLVRIPFGVPTWQIIVSFILLVAGFIFTTWVAARIYRIGILMYGKKASFKELIKWFRYKS, from the coding sequence ATGAACAAGATATTATTAATCATTCAAAGAGAATATTTAAGTAGGGTCAAGAAAAAATCCTTCCTGCTCACTACTTTTCTGGTGCCTCTATTTTTCATAGGGATGTATGTTGGTGTATTCTTTTTGACCAAAAAGAGTTTCGAAGACTCCAAAGCATTGATATATGTAGTCGACAACACTAAAGAAGTCGGTCAACAACTCAAGAATACAGATCAGATTACATTTACCCAATCCACCCAAGAACTCAATCAGCAGATCCAGGAAATCAAGGACCTTGATGGAAATACCAATATCCTCATGATCCCTGATGACTTTTATCAAACCCACCATATTGAATTCCTTTCTTCCGGAAAACCGAATATTGGCACCAAATCCGCAGTAGAATCACAACTGGAGGATATCTTGCTAAATTATCAGTACAAGGAACTCAATATAGACGCCTCCAAGATCAAAAGCATCGACACAAAGATCAAGACTGCTGCTAAAGAAATCACAGCCTCAGGTGAAGCCAAAGACAGTGATACAAGGATTGCAATGGGAATTGCCATGGCGCTCTCCGTATTGATCTATTTATCCCTTTTCCTTTATGGAGCCCAGGTGATGCGGGGAATTATTGAAGAAAAATCAAACCGGATCATTGAAGTCATTATTTCTTCTGTCAAACCCTTCCAATTGATGATGGGAAAGATAATCGGGATCGGCTTGGTAGGCATCACCCAATTCGTCCTTTGGATTATCCTAAGTTTTGGATTGATCAGCATTGCTTCCAATACCTTGATCGATAAATCTGACTTTCAAAAAGAAATGATGCAGAATGCGCCACAAGGTGCTGAAATCCAAATGGACAATAATTCCATCATTACTGAAATCAGTACTGCAATGGACGCTGTAAATATCCCAGAACTTTTGATAACGTTCTTCTTGTTCTTTATTGGAGGATATATGCTATATAGCGCACTGTTTGCAGCAGTGGGTTCAGCTGTAGATAATGAAACAGAGGCCAATCAGTTCACGATGCCCATTACAACACCTTTATTATTGGCCTACATCCTATCTTTCGGCGTACTGGTCAATAATCCGCATGGTCCAATTGCGACTTGGTTGAGCTTTATCCCGCTGACCTCCCCTATTGCTATGCTGGTTAGGATTCCTTTTGGCGTGCCAACTTGGCAAATCATCGTATCCTTTATCCTGCTCGTCGCCGGATTTATTTTCACGACTTGGGTTGCGGCAAGGATATACCGTATCGGTATTCTGATGTACGGCAAGAAAGCCAGCTTTAAGGAACTTATTAAATGGTTCCGATACAAAAGTTAG
- the nhaA gene encoding Na+/H+ antiporter NhaA, with the protein MTDKINLSVFKKFFSSNTSGGILLFLCVVISLIIANTSSSTAFNELLQVKLGFENETIQLRYSLKQWIDDGLMAIFFLLVGLEIKRELVEGELSSPKNAILPILAAVGGAIVPAVIYTIFNHDQASHHGWGIPMATDIAFALAIISLLDKRVPPSLKIFLAALAIVDDLLAILVIAIFYSTELHYTYLLYAAGITGLLVVFNRTGVKSVWAYIIPGLFIWYFIHHSGIHATIAGVLVAMTLPTTPDATESPLEKLEHALANPVNFIIIPLFALVNTNITIHSEMVHGLNTPLGLGIILGLFFGKTIGIYLTTWICVKTKLANLPDMAGWKHMIGVGMLGGIGFTMSIFISMLSFKDPVFIEEAKFAVLIGSLISGTCGYLYLSFVAKKDKFKVD; encoded by the coding sequence ATGACTGATAAAATTAATCTGTCGGTATTCAAGAAGTTCTTCTCCTCGAATACATCCGGCGGTATACTACTTTTTTTATGTGTTGTGATCTCCCTGATCATTGCAAACACCTCCTCCTCAACCGCATTCAATGAGCTTTTACAAGTTAAATTAGGTTTCGAAAACGAAACCATCCAACTACGCTACAGCCTTAAGCAATGGATTGATGATGGTTTGATGGCCATTTTCTTTCTTTTGGTAGGCCTGGAAATAAAACGTGAACTGGTGGAAGGCGAACTTTCCTCCCCTAAAAATGCAATATTGCCTATTTTGGCTGCTGTTGGTGGTGCCATTGTTCCGGCCGTAATCTATACCATTTTTAATCATGACCAAGCTTCACATCACGGTTGGGGTATTCCAATGGCAACTGATATTGCCTTTGCTCTGGCCATTATATCCCTACTCGATAAACGAGTTCCACCAAGCCTGAAAATATTCCTGGCTGCCTTGGCCATTGTCGATGACCTCTTGGCAATCTTGGTCATTGCCATCTTTTATTCTACGGAACTGCATTACACCTATTTGCTATACGCCGCAGGTATTACCGGATTATTGGTAGTTTTCAATCGTACCGGTGTAAAAAGCGTTTGGGCCTATATTATCCCAGGACTCTTCATTTGGTACTTTATCCATCACTCTGGAATCCACGCTACCATTGCCGGTGTATTGGTTGCCATGACCTTGCCAACAACACCGGATGCAACAGAATCCCCATTGGAAAAACTGGAACATGCGTTGGCAAATCCAGTAAATTTTATCATTATTCCTCTTTTTGCCCTGGTCAACACCAATATTACCATCCATAGTGAAATGGTCCACGGCCTCAATACACCACTTGGGTTAGGAATTATCCTAGGACTCTTCTTCGGAAAGACCATTGGAATCTACCTGACCACCTGGATCTGTGTAAAAACCAAATTGGCCAATCTCCCAGATATGGCCGGATGGAAACACATGATCGGCGTAGGTATGTTGGGTGGTATTGGATTTACCATGTCTATCTTCATCTCCATGCTTTCCTTCAAAGACCCTGTATTTATAGAAGAAGCAAAATTCGCAGTTCTCATAGGTTCATTAATATCAGGTACTTGCGGGTATTTATACCTATCCTTTGTGGCAAAAAAAGATAAATTTAAAGTTGATTAA
- a CDS encoding riboflavin synthase yields the protein MFTGIIETLGTVKKIELEQSNIHYFIESPISPDLKIDQSVSHNGVCLTVVGIEENTHQVTAIHETLEKSNLGKLKVGDIVNLERCVKVDGRLDGHIVQGHVDQTAICTAVEPQEGSVVYTFEYDAALNNLTVEKGSITVNGISLTVVNSGKNSFSVAIIPYTLDNTNLKTIEIGSTVNLEFDILGKYVSKLLAMRQ from the coding sequence ATGTTTACAGGCATTATAGAAACTTTAGGAACGGTTAAGAAAATTGAGTTGGAACAAAGCAACATTCATTACTTCATCGAATCGCCCATATCCCCTGACCTTAAAATCGACCAGAGTGTTTCCCACAACGGCGTATGTTTAACAGTGGTCGGTATTGAAGAAAATACCCATCAGGTTACGGCGATTCATGAAACACTTGAAAAAAGTAATCTAGGAAAACTCAAAGTTGGCGATATAGTGAATCTTGAAAGATGTGTCAAAGTGGATGGACGATTGGATGGACATATTGTTCAAGGCCATGTGGACCAAACCGCCATCTGTACCGCCGTTGAGCCTCAGGAAGGAAGTGTCGTATATACTTTTGAATATGATGCCGCTTTGAATAACCTGACTGTAGAAAAAGGATCCATTACCGTAAATGGCATCAGCTTAACAGTAGTGAATTCTGGCAAGAATAGCTTTTCCGTAGCAATTATCCCCTATACACTGGATAACACCAACCTCAAAACCATCGAGATTGGCTCCACCGTCAATCTGGAATTTGATATCCTTGGTAAGTATGTAAGCAAACTGCTCGCTATGAGACAATAA
- a CDS encoding hydrogen peroxide-inducible genes activator, giving the protein MTLVQLEYIIAVDTYRSFVAAAEKCFVTQPTLSMQIQKLEESLGVKIFDRSRQPVVPTEIGEKIIEQARTVLTESKKISEILQAERGELAGDLKIGVIPTVAPYLLPNVISNFMKKYNKLKLQIWEYTTDQIIQELKIGTLDCGILSTPLHDPGIQEIPLFYETFVAYVSDRSSVYEKKMINVEDISSEKLWLLNEGHCMRGQVLNICNFKHNQSKEGTFDYNTGSVETLKRMVDLNGGLTILPEMSISNYDEDQLAHVRYFRNPEPVREISLVTPQNYVKKHAINMLKNEILNIVPEKFKTKRKKEVMGFSI; this is encoded by the coding sequence ATGACCCTAGTCCAATTAGAATACATAATTGCCGTCGATACCTATAGAAGCTTTGTGGCTGCTGCTGAGAAATGTTTTGTAACCCAACCCACTTTGAGCATGCAGATCCAAAAATTAGAAGAATCATTGGGTGTAAAGATTTTCGATAGAAGTCGGCAGCCCGTGGTACCCACTGAAATTGGGGAAAAGATCATCGAGCAAGCGCGTACAGTCCTAACGGAGAGCAAAAAGATCTCCGAGATACTGCAAGCTGAAAGGGGCGAGTTAGCTGGAGATCTAAAGATAGGGGTAATCCCGACTGTTGCTCCTTATTTATTGCCGAACGTGATTTCGAATTTCATGAAGAAATACAACAAGTTGAAATTGCAGATCTGGGAATATACAACGGATCAGATCATTCAGGAATTAAAGATAGGTACACTGGACTGTGGAATCCTTTCTACACCATTACATGATCCGGGAATCCAGGAAATTCCGTTGTTTTATGAAACTTTTGTAGCCTATGTATCGGATCGCAGTTCTGTTTATGAAAAGAAAATGATCAATGTGGAGGATATTTCCAGTGAAAAGCTATGGCTATTGAATGAAGGACATTGTATGCGGGGTCAGGTCTTGAATATCTGTAATTTCAAGCACAACCAATCTAAAGAAGGTACCTTTGATTATAATACGGGCAGTGTAGAAACGTTGAAGCGGATGGTAGATCTCAATGGCGGTCTGACGATCCTTCCAGAGATGAGTATTTCCAACTATGATGAAGATCAATTGGCGCATGTTCGCTATTTCCGGAATCCGGAGCCAGTGCGGGAGATCAGCTTGGTGACACCGCAGAATTACGTCAAGAAACATGCGATAAACATGTTGAAGAATGAAATCCTGAATATTGTACCGGAGAAATTTAAGACAAAACGCAAAAAAGAAGTAATGGGCTTTTCAATATAA
- the mazG gene encoding nucleoside triphosphate pyrophosphohydrolase: MAHTPPPAKNTASEAFERLLEVLNTLRIECPWDKKQTMESLRHLTIEELYELTDAILEKDYEEIKKELGDIMMHLVFYARIAAEENRFNIVDVLNAVCDKLIIRHPHIYSDTEVKDDEDVKQNWEAIKLKEGNKSVLQGVPQSLPALVKAYRIQDKVRGVGFDWEDKTEVWNKVEEELTEFKAEFDLKNGTINAEKAEEEFGDLLFSLINYARHIGINPENALEKTNKKFIHRFTYLETQAAKNGQVLKDMTLEEMDVYWNEAKKLK; encoded by the coding sequence ATGGCTCACACACCTCCCCCAGCAAAAAATACAGCTTCAGAAGCTTTTGAAAGATTACTCGAAGTCCTGAATACATTAAGGATTGAATGTCCTTGGGACAAAAAACAGACTATGGAATCTTTAAGGCACCTGACCATTGAGGAGCTGTATGAACTTACAGATGCTATCCTTGAAAAAGACTATGAAGAAATAAAAAAAGAGCTGGGTGATATAATGATGCACTTGGTATTTTATGCTCGAATTGCAGCGGAAGAAAACAGGTTCAACATCGTAGATGTCCTAAACGCGGTATGTGACAAACTGATCATACGACATCCGCACATCTATTCGGATACGGAAGTAAAGGATGATGAAGATGTGAAACAGAACTGGGAAGCCATCAAACTTAAAGAAGGAAACAAATCCGTCCTTCAGGGAGTACCGCAAAGCCTTCCAGCTCTGGTTAAAGCTTATCGGATACAAGATAAGGTTCGTGGTGTAGGATTTGATTGGGAAGATAAAACCGAAGTCTGGAATAAAGTCGAGGAAGAATTAACGGAATTCAAAGCTGAATTTGACCTTAAAAACGGAACTATCAATGCGGAAAAAGCGGAAGAGGAATTTGGTGATCTTCTATTCTCCTTGATCAATTATGCTCGACATATCGGTATCAATCCGGAAAATGCATTGGAAAAAACCAATAAAAAATTTATCCATCGTTTTACCTATCTAGAAACCCAAGCGGCCAAGAACGGACAGGTATTAAAGGACATGACACTGGAAGAAATGGATGTGTACTGGAACGAAGCTAAAAAGCTGAAATAA
- a CDS encoding serine hydrolase: MQIILKLLKWLGIVIVSVLLIAVVYLYATGKDFLLKGVYVTYLHGHKTAYLDDYRFFDNHEIETGTPQPWNISKEYNSIKITDSLRSIHDRWKSVAYMIIHKDSIWFEEYYGGYSDSSRSNSFSMAKSMVAALLGKTIESGQVKSLQQNVKDFVPELIGPYADSLKMVDLVSMSSGMKWDESYYDPFSITTRLYFDKDIVGTLDQLPINNQPGQKFIYKSGDTQLLGIALQRATKKSLSELLSQYFWKPMGAEHTALWQVDSKKYGIEKAYCCVASNARDFARFGKLYMDHGNWNGQQLLDSAYIKQSVTNTFADSPEYGYGWWIGKYKDKDYFYMDGHLGQYVISIPQDDLIIVRLGHGIGGKPRSNPGSAFYNFIDQAYIMLGDRIK, translated from the coding sequence ATGCAAATTATTTTGAAGCTCCTTAAATGGTTGGGAATCGTCATTGTGTCGGTTCTCCTCATCGCCGTTGTGTATTTATATGCCACCGGAAAAGACTTCCTGCTCAAAGGGGTCTATGTCACTTACCTACATGGCCATAAAACGGCCTATCTCGATGATTACCGCTTTTTCGACAACCATGAAATTGAAACCGGAACCCCGCAGCCCTGGAACATCTCCAAAGAATATAATAGCATTAAAATAACCGATAGCTTGAGGAGCATTCATGACCGATGGAAATCTGTGGCCTATATGATCATCCATAAAGACAGTATCTGGTTTGAAGAGTATTATGGAGGATATTCTGATTCCTCCCGATCCAACTCTTTCTCCATGGCCAAAAGCATGGTCGCCGCCCTCTTGGGAAAAACAATTGAAAGCGGACAGGTAAAGAGCCTGCAACAGAATGTCAAGGATTTTGTTCCAGAACTGATCGGCCCCTATGCAGACTCACTTAAAATGGTTGACCTCGTTTCCATGAGCTCCGGCATGAAATGGGACGAAAGCTATTACGACCCTTTTTCCATCACAACTAGATTGTACTTTGATAAAGATATCGTTGGAACTTTAGACCAGCTTCCCATCAACAACCAACCGGGACAAAAGTTCATCTATAAAAGCGGAGATACCCAATTACTTGGAATAGCGTTACAACGAGCTACAAAAAAGAGCTTATCGGAATTGCTTTCCCAATATTTCTGGAAGCCAATGGGAGCTGAGCATACTGCACTTTGGCAGGTTGACAGCAAAAAATACGGAATTGAAAAAGCCTATTGCTGTGTAGCCTCCAATGCCCGCGACTTTGCCCGATTCGGCAAATTGTACATGGACCACGGAAACTGGAATGGTCAGCAGCTTTTGGACTCTGCCTATATCAAACAATCTGTCACCAATACCTTTGCAGACTCTCCGGAATATGGATATGGCTGGTGGATTGGTAAATACAAGGACAAAGATTATTTCTATATGGATGGCCACCTTGGCCAATATGTTATTTCGATCCCGCAGGATGACCTGATCATTGTTCGTTTAGGTCATGGCATCGGTGGCAAGCCAAGATCCAATCCAGGTTCCGCATTCTATAATTTCATTGACCAAGCCTATATCATGCTTGGCGACAGAATCAAATAA
- a CDS encoding HAD family phosphatase yields the protein MKELAVIFDMDGVIAHTNPYHAKAFEAFFDKYQIPYSDEEFEKHMYGKHNSYIFTHFFKRPIAGQELLNLEMEKEGLFREIYKVEAKPIPFLPDFLSNLKDNDIKLGVATSAPRANMDLILDALDIRSFFKSTLGSENVELHKPHPEVYLKSANNLNMDPQNCFVFEDSFSGVTAGLNANMNVIGVLSSHKKEDLPVCLEYIDDYKYMNVDRLKSLYKENVG from the coding sequence ATGAAAGAATTAGCCGTCATCTTTGATATGGATGGTGTAATTGCCCACACTAATCCATACCACGCCAAAGCCTTTGAAGCATTTTTTGATAAGTACCAAATCCCTTATTCCGATGAGGAATTTGAAAAACATATGTATGGCAAACATAACAGCTATATATTTACCCACTTCTTTAAAAGACCCATTGCTGGACAGGAACTTTTAAACCTTGAAATGGAAAAAGAAGGCCTGTTCAGGGAAATATATAAAGTGGAAGCGAAACCAATCCCCTTCCTTCCAGATTTCTTGAGCAACTTAAAAGACAACGATATTAAACTGGGAGTTGCGACCTCTGCTCCACGTGCTAATATGGACTTGATATTGGACGCCCTGGACATCCGTAGTTTCTTTAAGTCAACCCTCGGATCCGAAAATGTGGAACTGCACAAACCTCATCCTGAAGTTTACCTGAAATCAGCAAATAACCTGAATATGGATCCGCAAAACTGTTTTGTGTTTGAAGATTCTTTTTCCGGTGTTACTGCTGGTCTAAATGCCAATATGAATGTCATTGGGGTCCTAAGTTCCCATAAGAAAGAAGATCTGCCTGTTTGTCTCGAATATATCGACGACTATAAATACATGAATGTCGACAGGCTAAAATCACTTTACAAAGAGAATGTGGGATAA
- a CDS encoding sulfite exporter TauE/SafE family protein codes for MWDNALELIPSPAAWILYFFCAMLIGVSKTGIQNVGTFTIPMFALLFGAKFSTGIVLILLCMADLLAVIYYRKQFIWSEIKSMLPFSMIGLFIGLFVGEYIDDGTFKFIMGACIFISVLLMIWGTNKAKKNHDARDFTDNWWYSPSFGLLVGFSTMIGNAAGPALTIYLLTRKLNKVTLVATGAWFIMILNFSKIPLQLFVWKNLTWEGIILNCLAIPFILLGGYIGIKLVKIIPEKEFKIVILALVIISSLMLMFG; via the coding sequence ATGTGGGATAATGCATTAGAACTGATCCCATCTCCAGCTGCATGGATACTCTACTTTTTCTGTGCCATGCTCATTGGCGTTTCTAAAACCGGCATCCAGAACGTAGGAACTTTTACGATCCCAATGTTTGCTCTTCTTTTTGGAGCCAAATTTTCTACAGGGATCGTTCTGATTCTCCTCTGCATGGCAGATCTCCTTGCGGTGATCTATTATAGGAAACAATTTATTTGGTCCGAAATTAAATCCATGCTCCCCTTTTCCATGATCGGACTTTTTATAGGTCTCTTTGTCGGAGAATATATTGACGATGGCACCTTTAAGTTTATCATGGGGGCCTGTATCTTCATCTCCGTCCTGTTGATGATCTGGGGAACCAACAAAGCCAAGAAAAACCATGACGCTAGGGATTTCACCGACAATTGGTGGTATTCTCCTTCCTTCGGTCTCTTGGTCGGATTCTCAACGATGATCGGAAATGCCGCAGGTCCAGCCCTCACCATTTACCTGCTGACCCGCAAGCTCAACAAAGTAACCTTGGTCGCAACCGGAGCTTGGTTTATCATGATCCTCAACTTCTCCAAGATACCCCTCCAGCTTTTTGTCTGGAAAAACCTGACCTGGGAAGGCATCATCCTAAATTGCCTTGCCATTCCTTTTATCCTGCTAGGAGGCTACATCGGCATAAAACTGGTCAAGATCATTCCTGAAAAAGAATTTAAGATCGTCATTCTGGCATTGGTGATTATATCATCGCTGATGTTGATGTTTGGGTGA
- a CDS encoding OmpA family protein: MIKRISVPLLLMSALFITSCGVSKKTHRALEAQYKELGDKYNQSQLDLAESKTRVKSLEEQLEQERKNNAGLREALAKLQGTLDNSINQNTQGNVNISKLVDEINASNKYIQHLVNTKQKSDSLNMVLTNNLTRSLSREEMNDVDVQVLKGVVYISLSDNMLYRSGSYEISDRAGETLSKIAKIIQDYKDYDVLIEGNTDTDPISKPNIRNNWDLSTLRASSVVQALQNTYGVDPKRLTAGGRGEYNPVASNASADGKSKNRRTQIIITPKLDQFMELIDKAPETENSEVPVDTTSF, translated from the coding sequence ATGATTAAAAGAATTAGCGTACCATTACTGTTGATGTCAGCCTTGTTTATTACTTCATGTGGTGTAAGCAAGAAGACTCACCGAGCTTTGGAAGCTCAATATAAGGAACTGGGTGATAAATATAATCAGAGTCAGTTAGACCTTGCAGAAAGTAAAACCAGAGTGAAGAGCTTGGAGGAACAACTTGAGCAAGAACGCAAGAACAATGCGGGCTTAAGAGAGGCCTTAGCTAAACTTCAGGGAACATTGGATAACAGTATCAACCAAAATACCCAAGGAAATGTCAATATTTCCAAATTGGTCGATGAAATCAATGCTTCCAATAAATACATTCAGCACTTAGTAAACACCAAACAAAAAAGTGATTCACTTAATATGGTGTTGACAAACAACTTGACACGTTCATTAAGTCGTGAAGAAATGAACGATGTGGATGTTCAAGTATTAAAAGGTGTGGTTTATATTTCATTGTCTGATAATATGTTATATAGGTCAGGTAGTTATGAGATTTCAGACCGTGCAGGAGAGACCTTGTCGAAAATTGCCAAGATCATCCAAGATTACAAAGATTACGATGTGCTGATCGAAGGTAATACCGATACGGATCCGATCTCAAAGCCTAATATCCGCAACAACTGGGATTTAAGTACATTGAGAGCCTCATCAGTCGTTCAAGCATTGCAGAACACCTATGGAGTTGATCCTAAGCGTTTGACAGCCGGTGGACGTGGTGAATATAACCCTGTCGCCAGCAACGCCAGCGCAGATGGTAAATCTAAAAACCGTAGAACACAGATTATCATTACCCCTAAACTGGATCAGTTTATGGAGTTGATCGATAAAGCTCCTGAAACCGAAAATTCAGAAGTTCCGGTTGATACAACATCATTTTAA
- a CDS encoding nucleotidyltransferase, with protein sequence MRNNYTKYKEEEFKKEELLAIAAANLELDDTRKEQMISAYKAVNDVFDKDEEFFKDYTVNVYAQGSLLIGTTIKPLPGKEFDLDIVLKLDDSYLNHTPKEIYDEVFRVLDNHGTYSPLLQKKNRCIRINYNSDFHMDILSGCKITSDSTRLMIPNDKTLMDWSRTDPKGYDAWFKNISEKHKSQFMLTERFVMLTEAKVETEDLPKDVYVKSPLQRTVQIIKRYRDLYYENKDLAKTPAISSIVLTTLLAQSYNEELSIQAALKNAMAKMKHLADDYKYKGIRFQVYNPIDLYPDKEKRENFTDSWTDKHYESYVGFVTDLERKVSTFLSNSTNEQNYKDLFGNGYYKQNIQTLVKLEESFKGNPQLAALLSGTAYTDSSGQINTSSGVKNGSHGFYAES encoded by the coding sequence ATGAGAAATAATTATACAAAATACAAAGAAGAAGAATTTAAAAAGGAAGAATTACTTGCTATTGCAGCGGCTAATTTAGAATTAGATGACACCAGAAAAGAACAGATGATTTCTGCTTATAAAGCAGTGAATGATGTTTTTGATAAAGATGAAGAATTTTTTAAAGATTACACAGTTAATGTGTATGCACAAGGTTCTTTGTTAATAGGAACAACTATTAAGCCATTACCAGGTAAAGAATTTGATTTAGATATTGTTTTAAAATTAGATGATTCTTATTTAAATCATACACCCAAAGAAATTTATGACGAAGTTTTCCGTGTTTTAGATAATCATGGAACCTATTCACCACTTCTTCAGAAGAAAAACCGTTGCATTAGAATCAACTATAATAGCGATTTTCACATGGATATTCTATCTGGATGTAAAATCACTTCAGACAGCACAAGATTGATGATACCAAATGATAAAACCTTAATGGATTGGTCTCGCACAGATCCAAAGGGGTATGATGCTTGGTTTAAAAATATTTCTGAAAAGCATAAATCTCAATTTATGCTTACAGAACGATTTGTGATGCTTACAGAAGCAAAAGTAGAAACTGAGGATTTGCCAAAAGATGTATATGTTAAATCTCCATTGCAAAGAACGGTGCAAATTATAAAACGTTACCGTGATTTGTATTATGAAAATAAAGATTTAGCTAAAACACCTGCTATTTCAAGTATTGTATTAACAACTTTACTGGCTCAGAGCTATAATGAAGAGTTATCAATTCAAGCAGCACTTAAAAATGCGATGGCAAAAATGAAACATTTAGCTGACGATTATAAGTATAAAGGAATTCGATTTCAGGTTTATAACCCAATAGATTTATATCCAGATAAGGAGAAGCGTGAGAATTTCACTGATTCTTGGACTGATAAGCATTACGAAAGTTATGTGGGATTTGTAACAGATTTAGAGAGAAAGGTCAGTACGTTTTTATCCAACTCTACCAATGAGCAGAATTACAAAGATTTATTTGGAAACGGATATTACAAACAAAACATCCAAACTTTGGTTAAGTTGGAAGAAAGTTTTAAAGGGAATCCTCAATTAGCCGCATTGCTTTCTGGAACAGCTTACACAGACTCAAGTGGTCAAATTAATACCTCATCAGGTGTAAAAAATGGAAGTCATGGATTTTATGCTGAATCCTAA